One window of the Nocardia huaxiensis genome contains the following:
- the prpD gene encoding 2-methylcitrate dehydratase PrpD, translating into MKNHLVRTHRSAEHFPREEHLAWRIAEVAADAVEVAPETQEMIVNRIIDNAAVAAASLTRRPVANARAQALTHPYRPGATVFGVGGSYSPEWAAWANGVAVRELDFHDTFLAAEYSHPGDNIPAVLAVAQHTGRSGRDLIRGLATGYEIQVDLVRGICLHENKIDHVAHLGPSAAAGIGTLLGLDTETIYQAIGQALHTTTATRQSRKGEISSWKAYAPAFAGKMAVEAIDRAMRGEGAPAPIWEGEDGVIAWLLGGPDREYSVPLPGPGEPKRGILDTYTKEHSAEYQSQAPIDLARRLRTRIGDLEQIASIVLHTSHHTHYVIGTGSNDPQKFDPKASRETLDHSVMYIFAVALQDGVWHHERSYAPERAQRPDTIELWQKISTAEDPEWTRRYHSSDPNEKAFGARAEVTLKSGEVIVDELAVADAHPLGARPFAREQYIAKFRNLAEGVVDAAEQDRFLEIAQRTPELTATELSQLTFTVSDEVLARAPRSPKGLF; encoded by the coding sequence GTGAAGAATCATCTCGTCCGCACTCACCGCTCCGCCGAGCACTTCCCGCGCGAGGAGCATCTCGCGTGGCGTATTGCGGAGGTCGCCGCGGATGCCGTGGAGGTCGCGCCGGAAACGCAGGAGATGATCGTCAATCGGATCATCGACAATGCGGCCGTGGCCGCCGCCTCGCTCACCCGGCGGCCCGTGGCCAACGCTCGGGCACAGGCGCTGACCCATCCGTATCGGCCGGGTGCAACCGTTTTCGGTGTGGGCGGCAGCTATTCACCCGAGTGGGCGGCGTGGGCCAATGGGGTCGCGGTGCGCGAACTCGACTTCCACGACACGTTCCTCGCCGCCGAGTACTCGCATCCGGGGGACAATATTCCAGCGGTCCTGGCCGTGGCGCAGCACACCGGGCGCAGTGGCCGCGACCTGATCCGCGGTCTCGCAACGGGTTACGAGATCCAGGTGGACCTCGTGCGGGGAATCTGCCTGCACGAGAACAAGATCGACCATGTGGCGCATCTGGGGCCGTCGGCCGCGGCGGGCATCGGCACACTGCTCGGGCTCGACACCGAGACCATCTACCAGGCCATCGGGCAGGCCCTGCACACCACAACCGCGACCCGGCAGTCCCGCAAGGGCGAGATCTCCAGCTGGAAGGCGTACGCACCGGCGTTCGCGGGGAAGATGGCCGTCGAGGCGATCGATCGGGCGATGCGCGGCGAGGGTGCGCCGGCACCCATCTGGGAGGGCGAGGACGGTGTGATCGCCTGGCTGCTGGGCGGACCCGACCGCGAATACTCGGTGCCGCTGCCCGGACCCGGTGAGCCCAAACGCGGGATTCTGGACACCTACACCAAGGAACACTCGGCCGAGTACCAGAGCCAAGCGCCGATCGACCTGGCGCGACGGTTGCGCACGCGCATCGGGGATCTGGAGCAGATCGCGTCGATCGTGCTGCACACCAGCCATCACACGCACTATGTGATCGGCACCGGATCCAATGATCCGCAGAAGTTCGACCCGAAGGCGTCACGGGAGACCCTCGACCACTCGGTCATGTACATCTTCGCGGTGGCGTTGCAGGACGGGGTGTGGCATCACGAGCGGTCCTACGCTCCCGAACGAGCGCAACGGCCGGACACCATCGAACTGTGGCAGAAGATCTCGACCGCCGAGGATCCGGAGTGGACGCGCCGCTACCACTCCAGCGATCCGAACGAGAAAGCCTTCGGTGCGCGCGCCGAGGTCACGTTGAAGAGCGGTGAGGTGATCGTGGACGAACTCGCCGTGGCCGACGCGCATCCGCTGGGCGCGCGACCCTTCGCCCGCGAGCAGTACATCGCCAAATTCCGCAACCTCGCCGAGGGCGTCGTGGACGCGGCCGAGCAGGATCGGTTCCTCGAGATCGCCCAGCGCACACCGGAATTGACGGCCACCGAACTGTCGCAGCTGACCTTCACCGTGTCCGACGAGGTGCTGGCGCGCGCACCCCGGTCGCCGAAGGGATTGTTCTGA
- a CDS encoding methylenetetrahydrofolate reductase, with protein MHSPAERHRPSHSRFSPIVSGGPSVVQSLRTHAGARVPFSVEFNPPRDTAGEARLWRTVREFERMHPAFVSMTYGAGGSTKDRTARITGMLAQQTTLLPVAHLTAVGHSISELRALVGSYADCGIRNILVLRGDPPGDPLGDWQRHPEGVEYAEELVRIVRDLGDFNVGVASFPQGHHRSPDLATDTAHLIAKLRAGADYSITQMFFDVEHYLRLRDRALACDPVEGAKPIIPELMPITSLRTVTRAEELSGRPLPRAVLERLRRAAGSGPEEDRAAVRAEGIEIATEMAQRLIDEGAPCLHFITLNFAKATGEVLTNLGYEVTAAPLSA; from the coding sequence ATGCATTCCCCTGCCGAACGGCATCGGCCCTCCCACAGCCGGTTCTCCCCCATCGTGTCCGGCGGTCCGTCGGTCGTGCAGAGTCTGCGCACGCACGCCGGAGCCCGGGTGCCGTTCTCGGTGGAGTTCAATCCGCCGCGCGACACCGCCGGGGAGGCCCGATTGTGGCGCACCGTACGGGAATTCGAACGCATGCATCCGGCCTTCGTGTCCATGACCTACGGAGCCGGCGGCTCCACCAAGGACCGCACCGCGCGGATCACCGGCATGCTGGCCCAGCAGACCACCCTGCTGCCGGTCGCGCATCTCACCGCGGTCGGGCACAGCATTTCCGAACTGCGGGCGCTGGTCGGGTCCTACGCCGACTGCGGGATTCGCAATATCCTGGTGCTGCGCGGGGATCCGCCGGGTGATCCGCTCGGCGACTGGCAGCGGCACCCCGAAGGCGTCGAGTATGCCGAGGAACTGGTGCGGATCGTGCGCGATCTCGGCGATTTCAATGTCGGGGTGGCGTCTTTCCCGCAGGGGCACCACCGCTCCCCCGACCTGGCCACCGACACCGCGCACTTGATCGCGAAACTGCGTGCCGGAGCGGACTATTCGATCACGCAGATGTTCTTCGACGTCGAACACTATCTGCGGCTGCGGGATCGGGCGCTGGCGTGTGATCCGGTGGAGGGCGCGAAGCCGATCATTCCGGAGCTCATGCCGATCACCTCGCTGCGGACCGTCACGCGGGCGGAGGAGCTCAGCGGACGGCCGCTACCGCGGGCGGTCCTGGAGCGGCTGCGGCGGGCGGCGGGCAGTGGGCCCGAGGAGGATCGGGCGGCCGTGCGCGCGGAAGGCATCGAGATCGCGACCGAGATGGCGCAGCGGCTCATCGACGAGGGAGCGCCGTGCCTGCACTTCATCACCCTGAATTTCGCCAAGGCCACCGGTGAGGTGCTGACCAATCTCGGCTACGAGGTCACCGCCGCACCACTGAGTGCGTGA
- the metE gene encoding 5-methyltetrahydropteroyltriglutamate--homocysteine S-methyltransferase, translating into MLNPDNTFTATVLGLPRIGPDRELKRAIEAYWAGRLDAAALHAVAAGLRTAQLTAVREAGLDSVPVGTFSYYDHVLDTAVLLGALPERVRPITGELDRYFAAARGTAEVAPLEMTKWFDTNYHYLVPELSAATEFSLHPEKPLAELKEALALGIPARPVVVGPFTFLKLAKSLDGSDLLERLPDLLPLYEQLLALLAEAGARWVQLDEPALVTDLSATEQAAVYTAYRRLAAAANRPALLVATYFGRLGEVLPALADTGVEGIAVDLVAGGDADIAAAQSMTGTLIVAGIADGYNVWRVDPDRALPRLRQLRDGGAPVAVSSSCSLLHVPYSLDAETDLEPRLRSWLAFGAEKIAEIRMLATALYEGQDAVAEQLDIARTAVLDRRADRRLRVEAVRARLAELDGDAVRRAPADERRVLQQGLLNLPLLPTTTIGSFPQTSRIRIARAELRRGAIDQAEYDSRMREEIAEVIALQEEIGLDVLVHGEPERNDMVQYFAEQLGGFAATVNGWVQSYGTRCVRPPILFGDVTRPAAMTVGWSTYAQSLTGKPVKGMLTGPVTILAWSYIRDDQPLSDTARQIALAIRDETVDLEAAGIGIIQVDEPALRELLPLRRADQAAYLAWAVDAFRLSTSGVADTTQIHTHLCYSEFGEIIGAITGLDADVTSIEAARSHMEVLDDLNAAGFDLGVGPGVYDIHSPRVPSTQEIEQSLALALKAVPAERLWANPDCGLKTRRTEEVVTSLQHLVAAARALR; encoded by the coding sequence ATGTTGAACCCTGACAACACATTCACCGCCACGGTGCTCGGGCTGCCGCGCATCGGACCCGATCGGGAGCTCAAGCGGGCGATCGAAGCGTACTGGGCGGGCCGGCTCGACGCGGCCGCACTGCACGCGGTCGCGGCGGGGCTGCGCACCGCACAGCTCACCGCGGTGCGCGAGGCCGGGCTGGATTCGGTTCCGGTGGGCACATTCTCGTACTACGACCATGTGCTCGACACCGCCGTGCTGCTGGGCGCGCTGCCCGAACGGGTGCGCCCGATCACCGGCGAGCTGGACCGGTATTTCGCGGCGGCGCGCGGGACCGCCGAGGTCGCTCCGCTGGAGATGACCAAGTGGTTCGACACCAACTACCACTATCTGGTGCCGGAGCTGTCGGCTGCCACCGAATTCTCGCTGCATCCGGAGAAACCCCTTGCCGAGCTGAAAGAGGCACTGGCGCTGGGGATTCCGGCGCGGCCGGTGGTCGTGGGACCGTTCACGTTCCTGAAGCTCGCCAAGTCCCTCGACGGCAGTGACCTGCTGGAACGACTGCCGGATCTGCTGCCGTTGTACGAGCAGTTGCTCGCGCTGCTGGCGGAGGCCGGGGCGCGGTGGGTGCAGCTCGACGAACCGGCGCTGGTGACCGATCTCAGCGCGACCGAACAGGCTGCGGTGTACACCGCGTACCGGCGGCTGGCTGCCGCCGCGAACCGGCCCGCACTGCTGGTGGCCACGTATTTCGGCCGCCTCGGTGAGGTGCTGCCGGCGCTGGCGGACACCGGTGTCGAGGGTATCGCCGTGGACCTGGTCGCGGGCGGCGACGCGGATATCGCTGCGGCACAGTCGATGACCGGCACTTTGATCGTGGCGGGCATCGCCGACGGCTACAACGTGTGGCGCGTCGACCCGGACCGCGCACTCCCCCGCCTGCGGCAGCTGCGCGACGGTGGCGCGCCGGTCGCGGTATCGAGTTCTTGCTCACTGCTGCATGTTCCGTACAGCCTGGACGCCGAGACCGACCTCGAGCCCCGGCTGCGGTCCTGGCTGGCCTTCGGCGCGGAGAAGATCGCCGAGATCCGGATGCTGGCCACCGCCCTGTACGAGGGGCAGGACGCGGTCGCCGAGCAGCTCGACATCGCACGAACGGCGGTGCTGGATCGGCGAGCCGATCGGCGACTGCGGGTGGAGGCGGTGCGGGCGCGCCTGGCCGAGCTGGACGGCGACGCCGTGCGCCGTGCTCCGGCCGACGAGCGGCGGGTATTGCAGCAGGGGTTGCTGAATCTGCCGCTGCTGCCGACCACCACCATCGGGTCGTTCCCACAGACCAGCCGCATCCGGATCGCCCGGGCCGAACTGCGGCGCGGTGCGATCGATCAGGCCGAATACGACTCGCGCATGCGCGAGGAGATCGCGGAAGTCATTGCGCTGCAAGAGGAAATCGGGCTGGACGTGCTGGTGCACGGCGAGCCTGAACGCAATGACATGGTGCAGTATTTCGCCGAGCAGCTCGGCGGGTTCGCGGCCACGGTGAATGGCTGGGTGCAGTCCTACGGCACCCGGTGCGTGCGACCGCCGATCCTGTTCGGCGATGTGACCCGGCCCGCCGCCATGACGGTCGGCTGGAGCACGTATGCGCAGTCGCTGACCGGTAAGCCGGTGAAGGGCATGCTCACCGGGCCGGTCACCATCCTGGCCTGGTCGTATATCCGTGACGATCAGCCGCTGTCGGACACCGCGCGCCAGATCGCGCTCGCCATCCGGGACGAGACCGTGGATCTGGAGGCCGCCGGGATCGGCATCATCCAGGTGGACGAACCGGCATTGCGGGAGCTGCTGCCGCTGCGGCGCGCGGACCAGGCCGCGTACCTGGCGTGGGCGGTGGACGCGTTCCGGCTGTCCACCTCCGGGGTCGCCGACACGACCCAGATCCACACCCACCTGTGCTACTCGGAATTCGGCGAGATCATCGGAGCCATCACGGGCTTGGATGCCGACGTCACCTCCATCGAGGCGGCGCGCTCGCATATGGAGGTGCTCGATGACCTCAATGCGGCCGGTTTCGATCTGGGTGTCGGGCCGGGCGTGTACGACATCCACTCGCCCCGCGTGCCCAGCACGCAGGAGATCGAGCAGTCGCTCGCGCTGGCGCTGAAAGCGGTGCCCGCCGAACGGCTCTGGGCCAACCCCGACTGCGGGCTGAAGACGCGGCGCACCGAGGAGGTCGTCACCTCTCTCCAGCATCTGGTCGCGGCCGCGCGAGCACTGCGCTGA
- a CDS encoding bifunctional 2-methylcitrate synthase/citrate synthase, translating into MSEATISKGLAGVVVDTTAISKVVPETNSLTYRGYAVQDLAANCSFEQVAYLLWHGELPNDAELERFCQQERASRRADRSMLSLVAKLPDNCHPMDVVRTAISYLGAEDPLEDDNSPKANRAKALRMMAVLPTIVAADQRRRRGLDPIAPHSHMGFAENFLHMCFGAVPERELVKAFEVSLILYAEHSFNASTFAARVVTSTLSDIYSAVTAAIGALKGPLHGGANEAVMHDMLEIGTPDRAEQWLRNKLAHREKVMGFGHRVYKNGDSRVPTMRKAFQDIAAATDGQQWVRMYDILEHTMVEATGIKPNLDFPTGPAYYLLGFDIEVFTPIFVMSRITGWTAHIIEQGESNALIRPLSEYVGVPQRSIVA; encoded by the coding sequence ATGTCGGAGGCAACCATCTCCAAGGGCCTCGCCGGTGTCGTGGTCGACACCACCGCCATCTCCAAGGTGGTGCCGGAGACCAACTCCCTCACCTACCGTGGCTACGCCGTTCAGGACCTGGCGGCCAACTGCAGTTTCGAACAGGTCGCCTACCTGCTGTGGCACGGCGAACTCCCCAATGATGCCGAGCTGGAACGCTTCTGCCAGCAGGAGCGCGCCTCCCGCCGCGCCGACCGCTCCATGCTGTCGCTGGTGGCGAAGCTGCCCGACAACTGCCACCCCATGGACGTGGTGCGCACCGCCATCAGCTACCTCGGCGCGGAAGACCCACTCGAGGACGACAACTCACCGAAAGCCAACCGCGCCAAGGCCCTTCGCATGATGGCTGTCCTGCCCACCATCGTGGCCGCCGACCAGCGCCGCCGCCGCGGACTGGATCCCATCGCACCGCACTCCCATATGGGGTTCGCCGAGAACTTCCTGCACATGTGCTTCGGCGCGGTGCCCGAGCGTGAGCTGGTCAAGGCGTTCGAAGTGTCGCTGATCCTGTACGCGGAGCACAGCTTCAATGCCTCCACCTTCGCCGCCCGGGTGGTCACCTCCACCCTGTCCGACATCTACAGCGCGGTCACCGCCGCCATCGGCGCGCTCAAGGGCCCGCTGCACGGCGGCGCGAACGAGGCCGTCATGCACGACATGCTCGAGATCGGCACCCCGGATCGCGCCGAACAGTGGCTGCGAAACAAGCTGGCCCACAGGGAAAAGGTCATGGGCTTCGGGCACCGGGTCTACAAGAACGGCGACTCCCGCGTCCCCACCATGCGAAAAGCCTTCCAGGACATCGCCGCCGCCACCGACGGGCAGCAGTGGGTCCGCATGTACGACATCCTGGAACACACCATGGTCGAGGCCACCGGCATCAAACCCAACCTCGACTTCCCGACCGGCCCCGCCTATTACCTGCTCGGCTTCGACATCGAGGTCTTCACCCCGATCTTCGTCATGAGCCGCATCACCGGCTGGACCGCACACATCATCGAGCAGGGCGAATCCAATGCCCTGATTCGTCCCCTCAGCGAATATGTCGGCGTCCCACAACGTTCCATCGTCGCCTGA
- the prpB gene encoding methylisocitrate lyase has protein sequence MTGLLAATTSAADKRAAFRAGLNSTRIQRIPGAFNPLVATLIQEIGFEGVYISGAVLSADLGLPDIGLTTLTEVAGRGQQIARVTDLPVLIDADTGFGEPMSAARTVTVMEDAGIAGLHLEDQVNPKRCGHLDGKAVVPVEDMVRRLRAAVSARRDPNFVLCARTDAAGIEGIDAAIDRARAYAEAGADLIFTEALSTAADFEKFRAAVPIPLLANMTEFGKSELLSAQTLEAIGYNAVIYPVTTLRLAMHAAESGLREILATGTQAALLDRMQHRSRLYELLQYERYNEFDSEIYNFTLGRNQ, from the coding sequence ATGACGGGACTGCTCGCGGCCACCACCTCCGCCGCCGACAAACGGGCCGCCTTCCGCGCGGGTCTGAATTCGACCCGCATCCAGCGTATTCCGGGCGCCTTCAATCCCTTGGTGGCCACGCTGATTCAAGAGATCGGCTTCGAAGGCGTGTACATCTCCGGCGCGGTGCTGTCAGCGGATCTGGGGCTGCCCGATATCGGCCTCACCACGCTGACCGAAGTCGCCGGGCGCGGGCAGCAGATCGCCCGGGTCACCGACCTGCCGGTACTGATCGACGCCGACACCGGCTTCGGCGAACCCATGAGCGCCGCCCGCACGGTCACCGTCATGGAGGACGCCGGCATCGCCGGACTCCACCTCGAGGATCAGGTGAATCCGAAACGTTGCGGACACCTCGACGGCAAGGCCGTGGTCCCCGTCGAGGACATGGTGCGACGCCTGCGCGCGGCCGTATCCGCCAGGCGCGACCCGAATTTCGTCCTCTGCGCCCGCACCGACGCCGCCGGCATCGAGGGCATCGACGCGGCCATCGACCGAGCGCGGGCCTACGCCGAAGCAGGCGCGGATCTCATCTTCACCGAAGCCCTGAGCACCGCCGCCGACTTCGAGAAGTTCCGGGCCGCCGTCCCGATTCCCCTGCTGGCCAATATGACCGAGTTCGGCAAGTCCGAACTGCTGTCGGCCCAGACCCTCGAAGCCATCGGCTACAACGCCGTCATCTACCCCGTCACCACCCTGCGCCTGGCCATGCACGCCGCCGAATCCGGCCTGCGCGAAATCCTCGCCACCGGCACCCAGGCCGCCCTGCTCGACCGCATGCAGCACCGCAGCCGCCTCTACGAACTGCTCCAGTACGAGCGCTACAACGAATTCGATTCCGAGATATACAATTTCACGCTGGGAAGGAACCAGTGA